Proteins from a single region of Oscillatoria sp. FACHB-1406:
- a CDS encoding ATP-binding protein, which translates to MNGRSSSVFSLYELALGESVRAPIVSRAVLESAIASCLDLLLETEITVTLWLKLPPTSQCWQEIAHYWTQKGTAESIYLLGEGALDRARELLLPAIALSWPSEIPEEWLFFARSPQLSLLIVARAQQRNEERYSLIWSADAKTIAPVEAALREAHPIGNARILASQQLLYPVPDPVRLSQILLSRLESLTRQQTPETISSLFVARGLQELSNTLTRMKTALSLLSSPALKLVQRQRYVALLQQECDRQNALIGGMQALVELEDETETAERLPLGDFVPSIVSTYQPLAMEKGIKLGYTIPAKLPPVRFPPNSLRQIILDILNNSLRFTPQNGSVSVRASESGDFVQLAFEDTGIGIAPQEVGKIFDCFYRGRGNSDNSEAGVGLGLTRVRQILLRYGGSIAVSSQVDRGSTFKVLLPKA; encoded by the coding sequence ATGAACGGGCGATCGAGTTCAGTATTTTCGTTGTACGAACTGGCATTAGGCGAGTCAGTACGAGCGCCGATAGTATCGCGTGCGGTGCTGGAGAGCGCGATCGCGTCTTGTCTCGATCTGTTGCTGGAAACCGAAATTACGGTAACGTTATGGTTGAAATTGCCGCCAACAAGCCAATGTTGGCAGGAAATCGCGCATTATTGGACGCAAAAAGGAACGGCAGAGTCGATTTACCTGCTGGGGGAAGGAGCGCTCGATCGCGCCAGAGAACTGTTACTCCCCGCGATCGCGCTATCATGGCCGAGCGAAATCCCGGAAGAATGGCTTTTCTTCGCGCGATCGCCGCAGCTATCCCTCCTAATTGTCGCGCGCGCTCAACAAAGGAACGAGGAACGGTATTCTTTGATCTGGAGCGCAGATGCAAAGACGATCGCGCCAGTAGAAGCTGCGCTCCGCGAAGCCCATCCCATCGGGAACGCGCGCATCTTGGCAAGCCAACAACTGTTATATCCCGTACCCGATCCGGTGCGCCTCAGCCAGATCTTACTCTCTCGCTTAGAGTCCCTCACCCGGCAACAAACCCCCGAAACCATTAGCTCGCTTTTCGTGGCGCGGGGATTGCAAGAGTTGAGCAACACGCTAACGCGCATGAAAACCGCCCTCAGTTTATTAAGCTCTCCCGCTCTCAAATTAGTGCAACGCCAGCGCTATGTTGCCCTCCTCCAACAAGAGTGCGATCGCCAAAACGCCCTCATCGGCGGAATGCAGGCTCTCGTCGAACTCGAGGACGAAACCGAAACCGCAGAACGATTACCCCTAGGCGATTTTGTCCCCAGTATCGTCAGCACGTACCAGCCCCTAGCAATGGAAAAAGGAATTAAACTCGGTTATACCATTCCCGCCAAACTGCCACCCGTTCGCTTTCCTCCCAACTCCTTACGGCAAATTATCCTCGACATCCTCAACAACAGCTTGCGCTTCACGCCACAGAACGGGAGCGTTAGCGTTCGCGCTTCGGAATCGGGCGACTTCGTACAACTTGCTTTTGAAGATACCGGTATTGGGATTGCACCCCAGGAAGTCGGGAAAATTTTTGACTGCTTCTATCGCGGGCGCGGTAATTCCGATAACAGCGAAGCGGGTGTAGGGCTGGGTTTAACTCGCGTTCGGCAAATCCTGCTGCGGTATGGTGGTTCGATCGCAGTATCCAGTCAAGTCGATCGCGGTTCGACGTTTAAGGTGTTATTACCGAAAGCTTGA
- a CDS encoding DUF4149 domain-containing protein → MNSLASNRSERINWQTIVLFSLGFWMSGSLLLDFVIVPGLFATGMMSDSGFASAGYTIFGLFNRIELLCGALVLTGILTLRNRQLLPSHSQRWAVPLSVLLLTIAIIYTYIFTPQLSSLGLQLNLFETSSGMSPAMAGMHGAYWVAELVKLVVGATLLRWCYRSSCSLV, encoded by the coding sequence ATGAATTCTCTTGCTAGCAACCGCTCCGAACGAATCAACTGGCAAACCATCGTTTTATTTTCCTTGGGATTTTGGATGAGTGGTAGCTTACTCTTAGATTTTGTCATTGTTCCTGGTTTATTTGCGACCGGAATGATGTCGGATTCTGGGTTCGCAAGCGCGGGTTATACAATCTTTGGTCTATTCAATCGTATCGAACTCCTGTGCGGCGCATTAGTTCTCACGGGTATCTTAACCCTGCGGAATCGCCAACTTCTCCCTTCCCACTCGCAACGCTGGGCAGTTCCCCTATCTGTCCTCTTGCTAACCATTGCCATTATCTATACCTACATTTTTACCCCGCAACTGAGCAGCTTGGGACTGCAACTCAACTTATTTGAAACCAGTAGCGGAATGTCTCCTGCAATGGCAGGAATGCACGGCGCTTACTGGGTAGCAGAATTGGTGAAGTTAGTCGTTGGGGCAACTTTATTGCGCTGGTGTTACCGCAGTTCTTGTTCGTTAGTGTAG
- the cysS gene encoding cysteine--tRNA ligase, which translates to MIALYNTLTRRKEAFQPLESNKVRMYCCGITAYDYCHLGHARTCLVWDVARRYLQWRGFEVTYIQNFTDIDDKILKRARTEETSMEAVAERFIAAYFEDLERLQIGKADAYPRATHTLNGIKRLVTELEAKGYAYPSGGDVYYSVRKFADYGKLSGRKFEEMQAGASGRVEVQDPEEAKKQDPFDFALWKGSKPGEPSWESPWGAGRPGWHIECSAMVRDRLGETIDIHVGGSDLIFPHHENEIAQSEAATGKPLARYWMHSGMVRVGGEKMSKSLGNFTTIRDLLDGKGSVISEIVDPMAVRLFILQTHYRNPLDFTPEALEAATNGWHTLREGLLFGQRYGEKLGWNGDKTNEALQERFAEATDDDLNFAGGLAVLFEVAKELRKEGNLLVHEGKTETPAEVLEGQWRTLVELSSVLGLAAELEAETEVKSGLGEAEIEDAIARRTAAKGAKNFAEADRIRDELKAQGVLLIDKPGGVTLWHRE; encoded by the coding sequence ATGATCGCCCTCTACAACACCCTCACTCGTCGCAAAGAAGCCTTTCAACCGCTCGAATCGAATAAGGTGCGAATGTACTGCTGCGGGATTACCGCCTACGATTACTGCCATCTCGGTCATGCGCGGACGTGCTTGGTGTGGGATGTAGCGCGCCGCTACCTTCAATGGCGCGGGTTTGAGGTGACATACATTCAAAATTTTACCGATATCGACGATAAAATTCTCAAGCGCGCGCGCACCGAAGAAACGTCGATGGAAGCAGTAGCCGAACGTTTCATCGCCGCCTATTTTGAAGATTTAGAACGCTTGCAGATTGGTAAGGCGGATGCTTACCCGCGCGCTACGCATACCCTCAACGGAATTAAACGCTTGGTAACGGAGTTAGAAGCGAAGGGTTACGCCTATCCTTCCGGTGGCGACGTTTACTACTCGGTGCGGAAATTTGCCGACTACGGCAAGCTATCCGGGCGCAAGTTCGAGGAAATGCAAGCCGGGGCAAGCGGGAGAGTGGAAGTGCAAGATCCCGAGGAAGCAAAGAAGCAGGATCCCTTTGATTTCGCCCTCTGGAAGGGTTCAAAACCGGGCGAACCGTCTTGGGAGTCGCCTTGGGGGGCGGGCCGTCCGGGATGGCATATCGAATGTTCTGCTATGGTACGCGATCGCCTCGGCGAAACGATCGATATTCACGTCGGCGGTAGCGATTTAATTTTCCCCCACCACGAAAACGAAATCGCCCAATCGGAAGCGGCGACGGGCAAACCTTTAGCCCGGTATTGGATGCACAGCGGTATGGTGCGCGTTGGTGGCGAAAAAATGTCTAAATCGTTGGGAAATTTCACCACGATTCGCGATTTACTCGATGGTAAAGGTTCGGTAATTTCCGAAATTGTCGATCCGATGGCAGTGCGTTTATTTATCTTACAAACTCACTATCGCAATCCTTTAGATTTCACGCCCGAAGCGTTGGAAGCGGCAACAAATGGCTGGCACACGCTGCGAGAGGGATTGTTATTCGGACAGCGGTATGGGGAAAAGTTGGGCTGGAACGGCGATAAAACGAACGAAGCTTTACAGGAACGTTTTGCCGAAGCGACGGATGACGATTTAAATTTTGCGGGCGGCCTCGCGGTCTTATTTGAAGTTGCGAAGGAGTTGCGAAAAGAAGGGAATTTACTCGTCCATGAAGGTAAAACGGAAACGCCCGCCGAAGTTTTGGAAGGGCAGTGGCGAACGTTAGTTGAGTTGTCGTCGGTGTTGGGATTGGCAGCGGAATTAGAAGCAGAAACCGAGGTAAAATCTGGGTTGGGCGAGGCAGAAATTGAGGACGCGATCGCGCGTCGTACTGCTGCTAAGGGGGCTAAGAATTTCGCAGAAGCCGATCGCATCCGCGACGAATTAAAGGCGCAGGGCGTATTATTAATTGATAAACCGGGCGGCGTGACCTTGTGGCATCGGGAGTAA